The region TAAATAACCGGATTCGGATATTGACAACTCCGGCAGGAGACCGACTTTTCCCCCTGGACGATAACACCTTCACAGCCAACGCCCAGGATGTAAACCTGTCCCCTTTCAATCTGCTTCTCCTGCAAGAGAACTACTATTGACCGGGAGTCGCAACCTCGCGCCACCACCGCCACCTTTCCCTTATCCTTGACCTTCAACAGGTAATTTGCCAGATTCTGACTGCAGGTTGCGTCAAATATCAGCCGGTCCACTTCCTCTGTTTTCGTAATAAACGCCACCTGAGAAATTCCCGGTCGCGAACTCGCCCTATAACCTAAAACCCCTACCACCTCCTGCTTCTCCAGCAACTCTTTTGCCCGCTGTCGCAGCCGCGCCACTTTATCCACCGCTCATCACTCCTTTTTAAGCTTTCTATTCGGGCCCAATTTTCTTACCCTGTCGGTCACCTCGCGCACCAGCTGGGCAAAACGCTCACCTTCGGACGCTGAAACCCAGGTAAATGTCACCCTGCCCGGTTCCAATCCGCAAAACTGAAGCAGGTCATTTAACACCGCAAACCGCCGACGGGCAACATAATTCCCGGTCAGGTAATGGCAGTCGCCCGGATGACACCCGGAAATTAGAACACCATCC is a window of candidate division WOR-3 bacterium DNA encoding:
- a CDS encoding hydrogenase iron-sulfur subunit, translating into MADSSGFEPKIVAFLCNWCSYAGADLAGISRMQYPPNVRVLRVPCSGRVDPFFILQALQQGADGVLISGCHPGDCHYLTGNYVARRRFAVLNDLLQFCGLEPGRVTFTWVSASEGERFAQLVREVTDRVRKLGPNRKLKKE